One segment of Primulina tabacum isolate GXHZ01 chromosome 6, ASM2559414v2, whole genome shotgun sequence DNA contains the following:
- the LOC142548430 gene encoding casein kinase 1-like protein 12 isoform X1: MEPRVGNKYRLGRKIGSGSFGEIYLGTNFQTNEEVAIKLENVKTKHPQLLYESKLYRILQGGTGIPNVKWFGVEGDYNVLVMDLLGPSLEDLFNFCTRKLSLKTVLMLADQMINRVEFVHSKSFLHRDIKPDNFLMGLGRRANQVYVIDFGLAKKYRDSSTHQHIPYRENKNLTGTARYASMNTHLGIEQSRRDDLESLGYVLMYFLRGTLPWQGLKAGTKKQKYEKISEKKVSTSIESLCRGYPTEFASYFHYCRALRFEDKPDYAYLKRIFRDLFIREGFQFDYIFDWTILKCQQSQMAAPPSRALGPSTGTSFGLPPAIPNVERHLGEEEGRQGATTSSADPTRRRSSRQIVNAGSFSRQKSPVANDSTSKDAMLSSSTFFGKSSGSLRRGVISGTRDTSTMGNDSDPSRSRTPEAASTATVNKISIGQRSSPIVMSSEPKYTSYGRTNYDSAIKGIESLRFEDEGRIDEDRNHP; this comes from the exons ATGGAGCCGCGAGTGGGGAATAAGTATCGACTCGGTCGGAAAATAGGCAGCGGATCTTTTGGGGAGATATACCTAG GGACGAATTTTCAGACTAATGAGGAGGTGGCAATTAAGCTC GAAAATGTGAAGACAAAACATCCACAATTGCTATATGAGTCAAAGTTGTACAGAATTTTACAGGGCGGAA CTGGCATACCAAATGTAAAATGGTTTGGTGTGGAAGGTGATTACAATGTTTTAGTTATGGACTTGCTTGGACCCAGCCTTGAGGATCTATTCAATTTTTGTACTAGGAAACTTTCTCTCAAGACTGTTCTCATGCTTGCTGATCAAATG ATTAATCGTGTTGAATTTGTCCATTCTAAGTCATTTCTACATCGGGACATCAAACCCGATAATTTCCTCATGGGATTGGGACGGCGTGCAAATCAG GTATATGTCATTGATTTTGGTCTGGCTAAGAAATACAGAGACAGTTCAACCCACCAACATATTCCTTACAG GGAGAACAAAAACTTAACTGGAACTGCACGATATGCCAGCATGAATACTCACCTGGGCATTG AGCAAAGCAGGAGAGATGATTTGGAATCACTTGGATATGTCCTCATGTACTTTTTGAGAGGAAC TCTTCCTTGGCAGGGATTAAAAGCAGGCACTAAGAAAcagaaatatgagaaaattagcGAGAAAAAGGTTTCAACTTCTATTGAG TCGCTTTGCCGGGGTTATCCAACTGAGTTTGCATCATATTTTCATTATTGCCGTGCACTGCGTTTTGAGGACAAACCTGATTATGCATATTTGAAGAGAATATTCCGTGATCTTTTCATTCGTGAAG GTTTTcaatttgattatatttttgattgGACTATTTTGAAGTGTCAGCAATCACAGATGGCTGCTCCTCCATCCCGAGCTCTT GGGCCGAGTACTGGAACGAGCTTTGGACTCCCCCCTGCAATTCCCAATGTTGAACGTCACCTAG GTGAGGAAGAGGGGAGACAAGGTGCCACCACTTCTTCAGCAGATCCAACTAGAAGGAGAAGTTCTAGACAAATTGTTAATGCTGGCAGCTTCTCTAGACAAAAGAGCCCAGTGGCAAACGATTCAACAAGCAAGGATGCTATG TTGTCAAGCTCCACTTTCTTCGGAAAGTCCAGCGGATCGCTGAGACGGGGAGTTATATCCGGAACCCGAGACACTTCCACTATGGGAAATGATTCTGATCCTTCCCGTTCTCGTACCCCTGAGGCGGCTAGCACAGCTACTGTAAACAAAATCTCAATTGGACAGAGAAGCTCACCCATTGTTATGTCATCTGAACCAAAATATACTTCTTATGGGAGGACTAATTACGACTCTGCAATAAAGGGTATTGAGAGCCTGCGTTTTGAGGATGAAGGAAGGATTGATGAAGATAGAAATCATCCTTGA
- the LOC142548430 gene encoding casein kinase 1-like protein 2 isoform X2, whose translation MDLLGPSLEDLFNFCTRKLSLKTVLMLADQMINRVEFVHSKSFLHRDIKPDNFLMGLGRRANQVYVIDFGLAKKYRDSSTHQHIPYRENKNLTGTARYASMNTHLGIEQSRRDDLESLGYVLMYFLRGTLPWQGLKAGTKKQKYEKISEKKVSTSIESLCRGYPTEFASYFHYCRALRFEDKPDYAYLKRIFRDLFIREGFQFDYIFDWTILKCQQSQMAAPPSRALGPSTGTSFGLPPAIPNVERHLGEEEGRQGATTSSADPTRRRSSRQIVNAGSFSRQKSPVANDSTSKDAMLSSSTFFGKSSGSLRRGVISGTRDTSTMGNDSDPSRSRTPEAASTATVNKISIGQRSSPIVMSSEPKYTSYGRTNYDSAIKGIESLRFEDEGRIDEDRNHP comes from the exons ATGGACTTGCTTGGACCCAGCCTTGAGGATCTATTCAATTTTTGTACTAGGAAACTTTCTCTCAAGACTGTTCTCATGCTTGCTGATCAAATG ATTAATCGTGTTGAATTTGTCCATTCTAAGTCATTTCTACATCGGGACATCAAACCCGATAATTTCCTCATGGGATTGGGACGGCGTGCAAATCAG GTATATGTCATTGATTTTGGTCTGGCTAAGAAATACAGAGACAGTTCAACCCACCAACATATTCCTTACAG GGAGAACAAAAACTTAACTGGAACTGCACGATATGCCAGCATGAATACTCACCTGGGCATTG AGCAAAGCAGGAGAGATGATTTGGAATCACTTGGATATGTCCTCATGTACTTTTTGAGAGGAAC TCTTCCTTGGCAGGGATTAAAAGCAGGCACTAAGAAAcagaaatatgagaaaattagcGAGAAAAAGGTTTCAACTTCTATTGAG TCGCTTTGCCGGGGTTATCCAACTGAGTTTGCATCATATTTTCATTATTGCCGTGCACTGCGTTTTGAGGACAAACCTGATTATGCATATTTGAAGAGAATATTCCGTGATCTTTTCATTCGTGAAG GTTTTcaatttgattatatttttgattgGACTATTTTGAAGTGTCAGCAATCACAGATGGCTGCTCCTCCATCCCGAGCTCTT GGGCCGAGTACTGGAACGAGCTTTGGACTCCCCCCTGCAATTCCCAATGTTGAACGTCACCTAG GTGAGGAAGAGGGGAGACAAGGTGCCACCACTTCTTCAGCAGATCCAACTAGAAGGAGAAGTTCTAGACAAATTGTTAATGCTGGCAGCTTCTCTAGACAAAAGAGCCCAGTGGCAAACGATTCAACAAGCAAGGATGCTATG TTGTCAAGCTCCACTTTCTTCGGAAAGTCCAGCGGATCGCTGAGACGGGGAGTTATATCCGGAACCCGAGACACTTCCACTATGGGAAATGATTCTGATCCTTCCCGTTCTCGTACCCCTGAGGCGGCTAGCACAGCTACTGTAAACAAAATCTCAATTGGACAGAGAAGCTCACCCATTGTTATGTCATCTGAACCAAAATATACTTCTTATGGGAGGACTAATTACGACTCTGCAATAAAGGGTATTGAGAGCCTGCGTTTTGAGGATGAAGGAAGGATTGATGAAGATAGAAATCATCCTTGA